GAGCCCATTCATTCATCCAtggcatagaaatagaatgaatagaaaggATGTCTCCATTTAattcaatgatggcataatggttGGACTAGACATTTTAAAGTGTAGCCATGCCAGGAAGTAGAAGCAGGAATCTTACCCTTCAATGTGTGCTGTGATTTATTGAGTCAATTCAACTGACATTACGAAAAATACATTGCATTGCATGAGCTACATCAAACTGTTTAGTGTTTATGTTTGTTATTGCAAGTCCGTTTAAACAAATGTATTTGGTGTATACTGCTTATAGTGAAACTACTTACTTCAACATAGATATTATTTATTTCTCTAaacatgatttattaaacatGGCGGCTGAAATGATAAGTGTCGGTGCAAGTTGGAGCACAATGAGAAGTGTAGCGTATTAGTCCTGTGATGCAGCGTATTCAGTGCATATAAACTGATATTTGGAGTAGCCGTCACACACATTCAGTACATCATTAAGGCCAAGGCTGCGGGAAATACGCGTGGTGTCGTGATGCAAATGATTGAAGTTGTCTGAATTCTGTGTCAATGTGTGCGCTCGAGTCCCAGCCAGTGTTTCCTGTGACGCAGTTATTCTTCTGGACCAGACTACGCTAGTGCAAATGTACAGAGACAGGAGAAAATACCCCAACGCGTTGCTTCAATGATGCTAAAGATTTTTTTGCTCAGCATGCCAGAACAATCCATAAGGAATATAGCGGCCAGGTGGTTTCTTCATTATGTAACACAGTTATATGTGCTCTGAGAGGATTAGGATACGAGTCGGCAGATATAGTGGAAAGTAGGCTAAAACGGATTCTGTTCAAAATGATCACAGAACAGAAAATACATCGATTTAGGGGACAATTCACCTACCAAATCACACTTCAACCCTGTCCATAAATATTGATGGGTCCCGTTTaaaggatgggaggttggggaaACCAAAACATTACCTTTCACCTCGTTCCTGGCTTATGTCTACTGTAGTATCAGTAGCCTGCTATACAACAGTAAATAACACACTCCCCATATATTTGGTTTGGACATTGATGGTGAAATATACATTACTTGTAGGCCTATAGGCAGCGGTTACACAATGTTGTGATCTGCAATGCCCTGGTAAAGAGAgtgctctctttctcctttcctcatctcctttcactcttcctctgtctccctctctggctGTAAACAGAAGGGCTGGGTGCAGTCAGTGCACTGGGTCCCCCAGAAAAAAACAAGTTGTTTATCACTTGTCAGGTATTGGGTTTCAtgttaggaatgctgtgtagAAAGGCTGCTGGGAGATGTGAATTTTCACTTTTTTCCTAACCTACTGGGGGGATTGCAGATCACGTTGTTGTTTTACGGTGAGGAACTTTACaaaacagactaacacacacactgcacctgCTCTCAAGAGGATTAAAAACCTATGCACTGATTGGCCAAACATACTCAATCAAGGGTGTGTGTTAAGAAGTATAATGTCAGTGTATTTACTTATGTTTGTGAAATAAGGAATTTCACGTGTGTTTGAACATGACTGGGGTTGCAGaattctgggaactttcaataaattccctggttttctcTGAAATAGTGGTTGGAGTATTCCCAAAATCAGGAGGAATAAGCACGAAAATCCGGAATCCTCCTACTAGGATTTCTGGAAAATGTTGCAACCCTAAGCATGTCTGCTGACTGAGTTGTTTTGTAGATATTGCAGTCATTTCCACGAAGTTGAGCAGAAAGAAAGACCTGGCCCTAAGCTAcggaaggagaggagatgggggaggaggaatggagacagAGGAGTGACATGTATTAGTTTGTTTTTCAAAATCAGGACAAAACAGACCAcagtgggagggaggggggtaagaacagaggaggaggggagacaaCAAAgcaagagagaaggagcagagtggATCCGGTACGAGTTGGCTGTGGCCGGTTATTGCTTGGTTATTTATGGCATtcctgaaaaacaaatgatcagCCGGAGAGAAAGAACAAAGTGTTTACCAAGAAATTACAGGCTTTTCCACATTCTTCCCTCAGCACCACAACGTGACTCGTAGTCAGCATTCCACATGCTCACATTCATTTGTGATTGGCTGGATTTGGAATGCAAATCATTTGAGGCTGAATTGGCCtttatattttgtgtgtgtgacagctgCTGTGTGTATCTATTTGAaggttactctggccttgtgtttgtaggttactctggccttgtgtttgtagtttactctggccttgtgtttgtaggttactctggccttgtgtttgtaggttactctggccttgtgtttgtagtgtactctggccttgtgtttgtagtttactctggccttgtgtttgtaggttactctggccttgtgtttgtagtttactctggccttgtatttgtagtttactctggccttgtgtttgtagtttactctggccttgtgtttgtagtttactctggccttgtgtttgtaggttactctggccttgtgtttgtaggttactctggccttgtgtttgtaggttactttggccttgtgtttgtagtttactctggccttgtgtttgtaggttactctggccttgtgtttgtagtttactctggccttgtgtttgtagattactctggccttgtgtttgtagtttactttagccttgtgtttgtagtttactctggccttgtgtttgtagtttactctggccttgtgtttgtagtttactctggccttgtgtttgtagtttactctggccttgtgtttgtagtttactctggccttgtgtttgtagtttactctggccttgtgtttgtagtttactctggccttgtgtttgtagattactctggccttgtgtttgtagtttactttagccttgtgtttgtagtttactctggccttgtgtttgtaggttactctggccttgtgtttgtaggttactctggccttgtgtttgtaggttactttggccttgtgtttgtagtttactctggccttgtgtttgtaggttactctggccttgtgtttgtagtttactctggccttgtgtttgtagattactctggccttgtgtttgtagtttactttagccttgtgtttgtagtttactctggccttgtgtttgtagtttactctggccttgtgtttgtagtttactctggccttgtgtttgtagtttactctggccttgtgtttgtagtttactctggccttgtgtttgtagtttactctggccttgtgtttgtagtttactctggccttgtgtttgtagtttactctggccttgtgtttgtagattactctggccttgtgtttgtaggttactctggccttgtgtttgtaggttactctgtccttgtgtttgtaggttactctggccttgtgtttggaGTTTactttggccttgtgtttgtagtttactctggccttgtgtttgtagtttactctggccttgtgtttgtagtttactctgtccttgtgtttgtaggttactctgtccttgtgtttgtaggttactctgtccttgtgtttgtaggttactctggccttgtgtttgtaggttactctggccttgtgtttggagtttactctggccttgtgtttgtaggttaTTCTGGCTTTGTGTTTGtagtttactctggccttgtgtttgtagattactctggccttgtgtttgtaggttactctggccttgtgtttgtaggttactctggccttgtgaTTGTAGGTTattctggccttgtgtttgtaggttactctggccttgtgtttgtagtttaCTCTGGCCTTGGGTTTGGAGTTTactttggccttgtgtttgtagattactctggccttgtgtttgtagtttactctggccttgtgtttgtactttactctggccttgtgtttgtactttactctggccttgtgtttgtagtttaCTCTGGCTTTGTTTTTGTAgattactctggccttgtgtttgtaggttactctggccttgtgtttgtaggttactctggccttgtgtttgtagattactctggccttgtgtttgtaggttactctggccttgtgtttgtaggttactctggccttgtgtttgtagtttactctggccttgtgtttgtagtttactctggccttgtgtttgtaggttactttggccttgtgtttgtaggttactctggccttgtgtttgtagtttactctggccttgtatttgtagtttactctggccttgtgtttgtagtttactctggccttgtgtttgtagtttactctggccttgtgtttgtaggttactctggccttgtgtttgtaggttactctggccttgtgtttgtaggttactttggccttgtgtttgtaggttactctggccttgtgtttgtagtttactctggccttgtatttgtagtttactctggccttgtgtttgtagtttactctggccttgtgtttgtagtttactctggccttgtgtttgtaggttactctggccttgtgtttgtaggttactctggccttgtgtttgtaggttactttggccttgtgtttgtagtttactctggccttgtgtttgtaggttactctggccttgtgtttgtagtttactctggccttgtgtttgtagattactctggccttgtgtttgtagtttactttagccttgtgtttgtagtttactctggccttgtgtttgtagtttactctggccttgtgtttgtagtttactctggccttgtgtttgtagtttactctggccttgtgtttgtagtttactctggccttgtgtttgtaggttactctggccttgtgtttgtagtttactctggccttgtgtttgtagattactctggccttgtgtttgtagtttactttagccttgtgtttgtagtttactctggccttgtgtttgtaggttactctggccttgtgtttgtaggttactctggccttgtgtttgtaggttactctgtccttgtgtttgtaggttactctggccttgtgtttggagtttactctggccttgtgtttgtaggttactctggccttgtgtttgtaggttactctgtccttgtgtttgtaggttactctggccttgtgtttggaGTTTactttggccttgtgtttgtagtttactctggccttgtgtttgtagtttactctggccttgtgtttgtagtttactctgtccttgtgtttgtaggttactctgtccttgtgtttgtaggttactctgtccttgtgtttgtaggttactctggccttgtgtttgtaggttactctggccttgtgtttggagtttactctggccttgtgtttgtaggttaTTCTGGCTTTGTGTTTGtagtttactctggccttgtgtttgtagattactctggccttgtgtttgtaggttactctggccttgtgtttgtaggttactctggccttgtgaTTGTAGGTTattctggccttgtgtttgtaggttactctggccttgtgtttgtagtttaCTCTGGCCTTGGGTTTGGAGTTTactttggccttgtgtttgtagattactctggccttgtgtttgtagtttactctggccttgtgtttgtactttactctggccttgtgtttgtactttactctggccttgtgtttgtagtttaCTCTGGCTTTGTTTTTGTAgattactctggccttgtgtttgtaggttactctggccttgtgtttgtaggttactctggccttgtgtttgtagattactctggccttgtgtttgtaggttactctggccttgtgtttgtaggttactctggccttgtgtttgtagtttactctggccttgtgtttgtagtttactctggccttgtgtttgtaggttactttggccttgtgtttgtaggttactctggccttgtgtttgtagtttactctggccttgtgtttgtagtttactctggccttgtgtttgtagtttactctggccttgtgtttgtagtttactctggccttgtgtttgtaggttactctggccttgtgtttgtaggttactctggccttgtgtttgtaggttactttggccttgtgtttgtaggttactctggccttgtgtttgtagtttactctggccttgtatttgtagtttactctggccttgtgtttgtagtttactctggccttgtgtttgtagtttactctggccttgtgtttgtaggttactctggccttgtgtttgtaggttactctggccttgtgtttgtaggttactttggccttgtgtttgtagtttactctggccttgtgtttgtaggttactctggccttgtgtttgtagtttactctggccttgtgtttgtagattactctggccttgtgtttgtagtttactttagccttgtgtttgtagtttactctggccttgtgtttgtagtttactctggccttgtgtttgtagtttactctggccttgtgtttgtagtttactctggccttgtgtttgtagtttactctggccttgtgtttgtaggttactctggccttgtgtttgtagtttactctggccttgtgtttgtagattactctggccttgtgtttgtagtttactttagccttgtgtttgtagtttactctggccttgtgtttgtaggttactctggccttgtgtttgtaggttactctggccttgtgtttgtaggttactctgtccttgtgtttgtaggttactctggccttgtgtttggaGTTTactttggccttgtgtttgtagtttactctggccttgtgtttgtagtttactctggccttgtgtttgtagtttactctggccttgtgtttgtaggttactctggccttgtgtttgtaggttactcctgccttgtgtttgtaggttactctggccttgtgtttggagtttactctggccttgtgtttgtaggttaTTCTGGCTTTGTGTTTGtagtttactctggccttgtgtttgtaggttactctggccttgtgtttgtaggttactctggccttgtgtttgtaggttactctggccttgtgtttgtaggttattctggccttgtgtttgtaggttactctggccttgtgtttgtaggttactctgtccttgtgtttgtaggttactctggccttgtgtttgtaggttactctggccttgtgtttggagtttactctggccttgtgtttgtaggttaTTCTGGCTTTGTGTTTGtagtttactctggccttgtgtttgtagattactctggccttgtgtttgtaggttactctggccttgtgtttgta
The Salvelinus fontinalis isolate EN_2023a chromosome 23, ASM2944872v1, whole genome shotgun sequence genome window above contains:
- the LOC129820802 gene encoding uncharacterized protein LOC129820802 isoform X3, whose translation is MLTFICDWLDLECKSFEAELAFIFCVCDSCCVYLFEGYSGLVFVGYSGLVFVVYSGLVFVGYSGLVFVVYSGLVFVGYSGLVFVVYSGLVFVVYSGLVFVVYSGLVFVVYSGLVFVGYSGLVFVGYSGLVFVGYFGLVFVVYSGLVFVGYSGLVFVVYSGLVFVDYSGLVFVVYFSLVFVVYSGLVFVVYSGLVFVVYSGLVFVVYSGLVFVVYSGLVFVVYSGLVFVVYSGLVFVDYSGLVFVVYFSLVFVVYSGLVFVGYSGLVFVGYSGLVFVGYFGLVFVVYSGLVFVGYSGLVFVVYSGLVFVDYSGLVFVVYFSLVFVVYSGLVFVVYSGLVFVVYSGLVFVVYSGLVFVVYSGLVFVVYSGLVFVVYSGLVFVVYSGLVFVDYSGLVFVGYSGLVFVGYSVLVFVGYSGLVFGVYFGLVFVVYSGLVFVVYSGLVFVVYSVLVFVGYSVLVFVGYSVLVFVGYSGLVFVGYSGLVFGVYSGLVFVGYSGFVFVVYSGLVFVDYSGLVFVGYSGLVFVGYSGLVIVGYSGLVFVGYSGLVFVVYSGLGFGVYFGLVFVDYSGLVFVVYSGLVFVLYSGLVFVLYSGLVFVVYSGFVFVDYSGLVFVGYSGLVFVGYSGLVFVDYSGLVFVGYSGLVFVGYSGLVFVVYSGLVFVVYSGLVFVGYFGLVFVGYSGLVFVVYSGLVFVVYSGLVFVVYSGLVFVVYSGLVFVGYSGLVFVGYSGLVFVGYFGLVFVGYSGLVFVVYSGLVFVVYSGLVFVVYSGLVFVVYSGLVFVGYSGLVFVGYSGLVFVGYFGLVFVVYSGLVFVGYSGLVFVVYSGLVFVDYSGLVFVVYFSLVFVVYSGLVFVVYSGLVFVVYSGLVFVVYSGLVFVVYSGLVFVGYSGLVFVVYSGLVFVDYSGLVFVVYFSLVFVVYSGLVFVGYSGLVFVVYSGLVFVDYSGLVFVGYSGLVFVGYSGLVIVGYSGLVFVGYSGLVFVVYSGLGFGVYFGLVFVDYSGLVFVVYSGLVFVLYSGLVFVLYSGLVFVVYSGFVFVDYSGLVFVGYSGLVFVGYSGLVFVDYSGLVFVGYSGLVFVGYSGLVFVVYSGLVFVVYSGLVFVGYFGLVFVGYSGLVFVVYSGLVFVVYSGLVFVVYSGLVFVVYSGLVFVGYSGLVFVGYSGLVFVGYFGLVFVGYSGLVFVVYSGLVFVVYSGLVFVVYSGLVFVVYSGLVFVGYSGLVFVGYSGLVFVGYFGLVFVVYSGLVFVGYSGLVFVVYSGLVFVDYSGLVFVVYFSLVFVVYSGLVFVVYSGLVFVVYSGLVFVVYSGLVFVVYSGLVFVGYSGLVFVVYSGLVFVDYSGLVFVVYFSLVFVVYSGLVFVGYSGLVFVGYSGLVFVGYSVLVFVGYSGLVFGVYFGLVFVVYSGLVFVVYSGLVFVVYSGLVFVGYSGLVFVGYSCLVFVGYSGLVFGVYSGLVFVGYSGFVFVVYSGLVFVGYSGLVFVGYSGLVFVGYSGLVFVGYSGLVFVGYSGLVFVGYSVLVFVGYSGLVFVGYSGLVFGVYSGLVFVGYSGFVFVVYSGLVFVDYSGLVFVGYSGLVFVGYSGLVIVGYSGLVFVGYSGLVFVVYSGLGFGVYFGLVFVDYSGLVFVVYSGLVFVLYSGLVFVLYSGLVFVVYSGLVFVDYSGLVFVGYSGLVFVGYSGLVFVDYSGLVFVGYSGLVFVGYSGLVFVGYSGLVFVVYSGLVFVGYFGLVFVGYSGLVFVSYSGLVFVGYSGLVFVGYSGLVFVVYSGLVFVDYSGLVFVGYSGLVFVGYSGLVFVVYSGLVFVDYSGLVFVGYSGLVFVGYSGLVFVVYFGLVFVVYSGLVFVVYSGLVLVVYSGLVFVGYSGLVFVGYSGLVFVGYSGLVFGVYFGLVFVGYSGLVFVGYSGLVFGVYSGLVFVDYSGLVFVGYSGLVFGVYFGLVFVVYSGLVFVVYSGLVFVGYSGLVFGVYSGLVFVDYSGLVFVGYSGLVFVVYSGLVFVVYSGLVFVDYSGLVFVGYSGLVFVVYSGLVFVVYSGLVFVVYSGLVFVGYSGLVFVDYSGLVFVGYSGLVFVVYSGLVFVGYSGLVFVVYSGLVFVGYSGLVLVGYSGVFVNLISVFETY
- the LOC129820802 gene encoding uncharacterized protein LOC129820802 isoform X13 — translated: MLTFICDWLDLECKSFEAELAFIFCVCDSCCVYLFEGYSGLVFVGYSGLVFVVYSGLVFVGYSGLVFVGYSGLVFVVYSGLVFVVYSGLVFVGYSGLVFVVYSGLVFVVYSGLVFVVYSGLVFVVYSGLVFVGYSGLVFVGYSGLVFVGYFGLVFVVYSGLVFVGYSGLVFVVYSGLVFVDYSGLVFVVYFSLVFVVYSGLVFVVYSGLVFVVYSGLVFVVYSGLVFVVYSGLVFVVYSGLVFVVYSGLVFVDYSGLVFVVYFSLVFVVYSGLVFVGYSGLVFVGYSGLVFVGYFGLVFVVYSGLVFVGYSGLVFVVYSGLVFVDYSGLVFVVYFSLVFVVYSGLVFVVYSGLVFVVYSGLVFVVYSGLVFVVYSGLVFVVYSGLVFVVYSGLVFVVYSGLVFVDYSGLVFVGYSGLVFVGYSVLVFVGYSGLVFGVYFGLVFVVYSGLVFVVYSGLVFVVYSVLVFVGYSVLVFVGYSVLVFVGYSGLVFVGYSGLVFGVYSGLVFVGYSGFVFVVYSGLVFVDYSGLVFVGYSGLVFVGYSGLVIVGYSGLVFVGYSGLVFVVYSGLGFGVYFGLVFVDYSGLVFVVYSGLVFVLYSGLVFVLYSGLVFVVYSGFVFVDYSGLVFVGYSGLVFVGYSGLVFVDYSGLVFVGYSGLVFVGYSGLVFVVYSGLVFVVYSGLVFVGYFGLVFVGYSGLVFVVYSGLVFVVYSGLVFVVYSGLVFVVYSGLVFVGYSGLVFVGYSGLVFVGYFGLVFVGYSGLVFVVYSGLVFVVYSGLVFVVYSGLVFVVYSGLVFVGYSGLVFVGYSGLVFVGYFGLVFVVYSGLVFVGYSGLVFVVYSGLVFVDYSGLVFVVYFSLVFVVYSGLVFVVYSGLVFVVYSGLVFVVYSGLVFVVYSGLVFVGYSGLVFVVYSGLVFVDYSGLVFVVYFSLVFVVYSGLVFVGYSGLVFVVYSGLVFVDYSGLVFVGYSGLVFVGYSGLVIVGYSGLVFVGYSGLVFVVYSGLGFGVYFGLVFVDYSGLVFVVYSGLVFVLYSGLVFVLYSGLVFVVYSGFVFVDYSGLVFVGYSGLVFVGYSGLVFVDYSGLVFVGYSGLVFVGYSGLVFVVYSGLVFVVYSGLVFVGYFGLVFVGYSGLVFVVYSGLVFVVYSGLVFVVYSGLVFVVYSGLVFVGYSGLVFVGYSGLVFVGYFGLVFVGYSGLVFVVYSGLVFVVYSGLVFVVYSGLVFVVYSGLVFVGYSGLVFVGYSGLVFVGYFGLVFVVYSGLVFVGYSGLVFVVYSGLVFVDYSGLVFVVYFSLVFVVYSGLVFVVYSGLVFVVYSGLVFVVYSGLVFVVYSGLVFVGYSGLVFVVYSGLVFVDYSGLVFVVYFSLVFVVYSGLVFVGYSGLVFVGYSGLVFVGYSVLVFVGYSGLVFGVYFGLVFVVYSGLVFVVYSGLVFVVYSGLVFVGYSGLVFVVYSGLVFVDYSGLVFVGYSGLVFVGYSGLVIVGYSGLVFVGYSGLVFVVYSGLGFGVYFGLVFVDYSGLVFVVYSGLVFVLYSGLVFVLYSGLVFVVYSGLVFVDYSGLVFVGYSGLVFVGYSGLVFVDYSGLVFVGYSGLVFVGYSGLVFVGYSGLVFVVYSGLVFVGYFGLVFVGYSGLVFVSYSGLVFVGYSGLVFVGYSGLVFVVYSGLVFVDYSGLVFVGYSGLVFVGYSGLVFVVYSGLVFVDYSGLVFVGYSGLVFVGYSGLVFVVYFGLVFVVYSGLVFVVYSGLVLVVYSGLVFVGYSGLVFVGYSGLVFVGYSGLVFGVYFGLVFVGYSGLVFVGYSGLVFGVYSGLVFVDYSGLVFVGYSGLVFGVYFGLVFVVYSGLVFVVYSGLVFVGYSGLVFGVYSGLVFVDYSGLVFVGYSGLVFVVYSGLVFVVYSGLVFVDYSGLVFVGYSGLVFVVYSGLVFVVYSGLVFVVYSGLVFVGYSGLVFVDYSGLVFVGYSGLVFVVYSGLVFVGYSGLVFVVYSGLVFVGYSGLVLVGYSGVFVNLISVFETY
- the LOC129820802 gene encoding uncharacterized protein LOC129820802 isoform X5 yields the protein MLTFICDWLDLECKSFEAELAFIFCVCDSCCVYLFEGYSGLVFVGYSGLVFVVYSGLVFVGYSGLVFVGYSGLVFVVYSGLVFVVYSGLVFVGYSGLVFVVYSGLVFVVYSGLVFVVYSGLVFVVYSGLVFVGYSGLVFVGYSGLVFVGYFGLVFVVYSGLVFVGYSGLVFVVYSGLVFVDYSGLVFVVYFSLVFVVYSGLVFVVYSGLVFVVYSGLVFVVYSGLVFVVYSGLVFVVYSGLVFVVYSGLVFVDYSGLVFVVYFSLVFVVYSGLVFVGYSGLVFVGYSGLVFVGYFGLVFVVYSGLVFVGYSGLVFVVYSGLVFVDYSGLVFVVYFSLVFVVYSGLVFVVYSGLVFVVYSGLVFVVYSGLVFVVYSGLVFVVYSGLVFVVYSGLVFVVYSGLVFVDYSGLVFVGYSGLVFVGYSVLVFVGYSGLVFGVYFGLVFVVYSGLVFVVYSGLVFVVYSVLVFVGYSVLVFVGYSVLVFVGYSGLVFVGYSGLVFGVYSGLVFVGYSGFVFVVYSGLVFVDYSGLVFVGYSGLVFVGYSGLVIVGYSGLVFVGYSGLVFVVYSGLGFGVYFGLVFVDYSGLVFVVYSGLVFVLYSGLVFVLYSGLVFVVYSGFVFVDYSGLVFVGYSGLVFVGYSGLVFVDYSGLVFVGYSGLVFVGYSGLVFVVYSGLVFVVYSGLVFVGYFGLVFVGYSGLVFVVYSGLVFVVYSGLVFVVYSGLVFVVYSGLVFVGYSGLVFVGYSGLVFVGYFGLVFVGYSGLVFVVYSGLVFVVYSGLVFVVYSGLVFVVYSGLVFVGYSGLVFVGYSGLVFVGYFGLVFVVYSGLVFVGYSGLVFVVYSGLVFVDYSGLVFVVYFSLVFVVYSGLVFVVYSGLVFVVYSGLVFVVYSGLVFVVYSGLVFVGYSGLVFVVYSGLVFVDYSGLVFVVYFSLVFVVYSGLVFVGYSGLVFVVYSGLVFVDYSGLVFVGYSGLVFVGYSGLVFVVYSGLGFGVYFGLVFVDYSGLVFVVYSGLVFVLYSGLVFVLYSGLVFVVYSGFVFVDYSGLVFVGYSGLVFVGYSGLVFVDYSGLVFVGYSGLVFVGYSGLVFVVYSGLVFVVYSGLVFVGYFGLVFVGYSGLVFVVYSGLVFVVYSGLVFVVYSGLVFVVYSGLVFVGYSGLVFVGYSGLVFVGYFGLVFVGYSGLVFVVYSGLVFVVYSGLVFVVYSGLVFVVYSGLVFVGYSGLVFVGYSGLVFVGYFGLVFVVYSGLVFVGYSGLVFVVYSGLVFVDYSGLVFVVYFSLVFVVYSGLVFVVYSGLVFVVYSGLVFVVYSGLVFVVYSGLVFVGYSGLVFVVYSGLVFVDYSGLVFVVYFSLVFVVYSGLVFVGYSGLVFVGYSGLVFVGYSVLVFVGYSGLVFGVYFGLVFVVYSGLVFVVYSGLVFVVYSGLVFVGYSGLVFVGYSCLVFVGYSGLVFGVYSGLVFVGYSGFVFVVYSGLVFVGYSGLVFVGYSGLVFVGYSGLVFVGYSGLVFVGYSGLVFVGYSVLVFVGYSGLVFVGYSGLVFGVYSGLVFVGYSGFVFVVYSGLVFVDYSGLVFVGYSGLVFVGYSGLVIVGYSGLVFVGYSGLVFVVYSGLGFGVYFGLVFVDYSGLVFVVYSGLVFVLYSGLVFVLYSGLVFVVYSGLVFVDYSGLVFVGYSGLVFVGYSGLVFVDYSGLVFVGYSGLVFVGYSGLVFVGYSGLVFVVYSGLVFVGYFGLVFVGYSGLVFVSYSGLVFVGYSGLVFVGYSGLVFVVYSGLVFVDYSGLVFVGYSGLVFVGYSGLVFVVYSGLVFVDYSGLVFVGYSGLVFVGYSGLVFVVYFGLVFVVYSGLVFVVYSGLVLVVYSGLVFVGYSGLVFVGYSGLVFVGYSGLVFGVYFGLVFVGYSGLVFVGYSGLVFGVYSGLVFVDYSGLVFVGYSGLVFGVYFGLVFVVYSGLVFVVYSGLVFVGYSGLVFGVYSGLVFVDYSGLVFVGYSGLVFVVYSGLVFVVYSGLVFVDYSGLVFVGYSGLVFVVYSGLVFVVYSGLVFVVYSGLVFVGYSGLVFVDYSGLVFVGYSGLVFVVYSGLVFVGYSGLVFVVYSGLVFVGYSGLVLVGYSGVFVNLISVFETY